The sequence TGccttataaacaacaaatttatttctcacagttctgaaagaTGGAAGTCCatgatcagggtgccagcatggtgtGGTGAGGGACCTCTTCCTTGTCACAGATTCTTATTGTATCCTCTCCTGGATATCTTTGAAAAAAGCACTAACCCTATCTatgagggctctgccctcatgaaCTACTCACCTCCTGAAGAcccctccccaactcccccctacaccaccatcttgggcATTAGGTTTTCTTTTGACATATGAATTTgcggatggggggtggggcacaAAAGTTCAGATCATAGTAGAAAGATGGCTTGAATTTTATTCTGAATCAAGGGAAGCCCCTGGAGGGTTCTGAGTAACACGGACAACGTTGCCTTgatctagattttttaaaaaacatctcttATCTTCTTTGGTGATAAGAGCCACTTGGATTCTGAAGATGTGAGGTTCAGTAGGTAACTGAACCTTACATCttacagcagaggagggaaggaaggctgtGCAGACGAGAGTCTAAGAACTCTCTTAACATCCATGTTTCCTATAAACTGCGAGGCTACATCTGAGGCCATAGATGTTAACTAAGCACATGAAACGCGGCCAGTACGAATGGAGATGTGCTGTTCATTGTACAATACACTCGAGTTCCATATTTAGTACCAACACACGAATGTAAAATTTCATTAAATCTTTTGgatgattacatgttgaaatgataatattgtgGATATACTACGGGGTTAACTAAAATATATCAATcttaacctctttttttttttcttctttttaaaatcgtAGCTACTACTCGATTTAAGATGGCATGTGTGGCTTGGGTTAGATTTCTACTGGGCAGGGACTTGGCTGGCTCTTTATTCCTAGCTGGTATGTTTTCAATCAGGACTTCCCTTGAAGGTTCGCCCTATACACCCGGCTCAGGCCTGGACTCTCCGGTTTTTCCTGTGAATTCCCTCAGCCTCGGGTCTGAGTGTCCAGTGTCCCTCACTGGACTCCAGCCGAGCCGGCGAGAGCTCGGGTGGGCGGACACCACGCTTTCGTGGCACCGATTCACCAGGCGGCAGGGGCGGCCCGCGCGATCCTCCTAAAAGCCCGGACCGTCGCGTGGACACAGGACCACCCTTGgggtcctcccaggcccgggagcCGCCCAGGGCGCCCCACTCTCCCTTCCGTCCAGCGATCGCCTGAACCACGTCACATCTCTCTCAAAACCACAAGGGAAAGTAAATAAAGGAAGGTCTAGGTCTCGGAGGCTTAGGCTCACCACCCACCGCGGTGGACTCAATCAAAACACACCTCTGCGCCTACAATCAACACCAGGCTGGTCCAATCAACGTCCGCCTCAGGCGACTGGGCGTGGCTCGGTTAGCCAATGACATCTCTCGCCTTCCTGGCTTCTCATTGGAAGAGGCCCGGTCGATAGGCGGGACTTCCTGTCCATCCCGGAATAACTTCCTTTCTGTTGCATCTTTTCCCTCAGATACAGTCGGGGAAGTCGGTGCTCACTCCACCTCTTCGCGGACCGTGAGGCGGGTTAAGGTTTGAGCGCGTCGTGGGGTCGGGTCGCCGATCGCTCGATTTCTGCCTCTGTCGCCTCTTATTTCCCGCCTGGGGATGGCGACATACACCTGCATCACCTGCCGGGTGGCGTTCGACGACCCCGAGCTGCAGCGGGCCCACTACAAGACGGATTGGCACCGCTACAACCTGAAGCGGAAGGTGGCCGACATGGCCCCCGTCACCGCCGAGGGCTTCCAGGAGCGCGTGCGGGCGCAGCGGGCCGTGGCGGAGCAGGAGAGCAAGGGCACGGCCACCTACTGCACCGTCTGCAGCAAGAAGTTCGCCTGCTTGAACGCCTACGAAAACCACCTCAAGTCCCGGCGGCAcgtggagctggagaggaaggcgGTGAATCGCAGGGTGGAGATGATGAATGAAAAGAACTTGGAGAAAGGGCTGGGCGGGGACAGTGTTGACAAGGATGCCATGAACGCGGCCATCCAGCAGGTCATCAAGGCCCAGCCGTCTCCCAAGAAGGCCCCTCCAGCGCCTAGGAAGGagtccgggggtcccggggcggtGGCCGAAGGAGGACGGGAGGCAGACGACCGAGACCCGGCCGAGAAACCTCCCCGGTTACAGTGGTTTGAACGGCAGGCGAAGAAGCTGGCAAAGCAGCAGGGCGAGGAAGAGAGTGAGGAGGGGGACCTGGATGGAGACGGTGAGggcccggggtgtgtgtgtgtgtgcgcgggcGGTTTCCAGATTGGTTAGGCGGAGGGGGCGTGGGGGCGTCTTTCAAGGAAAGTGATGGGAGCGGTTTCGATGCTTTCTGAAGTCGCTTGTCTGTCCATTAGCCCCGCGGGGAGAGCGGTCTGTTTCGTTCACTGTTGTGGATTCAGGGCCTGAAACCTTGCCTCGGGGGAAAAAAATATGTCCCTAATAAACTCCTGCTGAACGGATTGATGGCTTCTCTGTTTTGAATGAGGAGGCTTTTGCATAGAAGGACAAAATTCTCTTGGGTTTCTAGTTACGATGGATTTACACTTAATTTAGTTGATTGACACAATAAAATGAGAGGTTCAAAAGCAGCTAGCTAACCTGAAATGAGGAgctggagccagcaacctggccCCTTGACTTTGAGTTatttattccttctttccttcctcacaCATCCTGTTAACACCGATTGTATGTGTACGTAGTAGAGACACAGGGAAGACCCAAAGACTCCTTCAAGGAGTTTACTGTGGGCTGGAAAAGAAAGGTTAAGGTATTTCTTAGCCTTTACAAATTGGTCTGTGGTAAAGGAATAGTTAAAATTGAGATCTTGAAAGAGGAGTTGTCCTGGGAGGTAAGTCAGCACTACCACCTCATGCTTGTCCATTTGTATATTTGTGTGGTTTCTTACATTGTGGTCACCACTTTTCTGAAACTAACCTTGTTTTTCAAATCTCTGGCTTGAAGATTGGGAAGACATTGATTCTGATGAAGAAATGGAATGTGAAGATGCTGATTCGATGGACGAGTTGGAGGAGCAGgatgcagaggaggaggaggccgggggAGGCGCTCCTCTTGGTGCCATCTCTATAAAGGACTGCTTATTTTGTTCCCATCATTCAAGCTCCCTTATGAAGAATGTGGCTCATATGACTAAAATCCATAGCTTCTTTATTCCTGATATAGAATATCTTTCTGACCTGAAGGGACTGATTCAGTATTTGGGTGAGTACAATAGCTTTCCTTTTAACAAGGAAATAGCACGTAATTGGGGGGGGCAGGTCTTAAGGAAACAttagttttatgtttttcatCAATCTTTGATTTAATTACTAGTACTTGTTTATTTTGTGAAAATCAGAAATTTGGTGCATGTTGGTTTTTTTTGAGTTGTGCAGATACATGGTGAGATTGCATCTGGCCACAAaagcttttttttcatatttttccccctcaaattaTTTTGTCAGGAGAGAAAGTTGGTGTTGGGAAGATTTGCTTATGGTGCAATGAGAAAGGGAAGTCCTTTTACTCCACGGAAGCTGTGCAAGCACACATGAATGACAAAAGCCACTGTAAGCTCTTCACAGATGGTGATGCTGCTTTGGAATTTGCAGACTTCTATGACTTTAGGTAGGTCTGTGGTTTGTAATGTGAAGCAAAGTGAAGTCATTGTCTTTGCATTGAAGTGGTATTAGAAGTGCCAGTGCCTGATATGTGTATGGCACCGTACAATATAGTCTTTATAACTCTTACAACATCTCTATATGGCAGGTTATTCGCTCTTGTTTGGTAGGTAAGAAACTGAGTGTAACAAAGTTAAACACATACATATGATAAAGAGAAGTTCTCAGGCCCCAAACTGAAATTTGTTTGACTTGAAAACTCAGGGGCTTTTGGTGGTTTAATGATCAGGTGTTCAGCTTTGCCAGTTAACCTCATGAACAGAAGCACAGGAATTAGGTTTTGGTTTCCCTGAGAGTCCTTCAGGCTCAAGCTGTCTCCTAAGGGGGTTGAGGCGGTTGCTGAAATAGGCCAGTCGTGTGCATTTGATGGTGAGATGATCCCATAGGTGGCTCACCCTTTACCAGAAACTTGTATAATCGATATACTATGCACTGAATCTATGGTAGATGTCTATTGGACAGCTTTGTTCtagaatttaaagaaaatcttttttcaattactgttgacatacaatattatattagtttcaggtgtgcaacatagtgattagacatttatataacttagaaAGTGAttaccccaataagtctagtacctatcagacaccatacatagttataatactagtggcctggtgcacattgaaaggaaattaattagaagaaaaattttaatattgctattcaccctttctctatatagaagtgtcaaccaaattcaagatcgacaatgacagatcaaaacacacgtgtgtgattggcaccagtgagagctttatatgtattgtgcatgcgcgAGTCagcgtttatttttaaatttccagtgcacgtcataggatGGATGGTTGGTCACCTATCCTTTTATATATGGAGATGGTTAAATTGATGAGAGCTGCATTTCCAGCTCtacattctctccctctctggctaCCTTCCTAGGGAGAAACAAATaggtaaaaaaattcaattataGGTAATTTGCTCattgttttttatgtacaattttaggttcatagcaaaactGAGCAGCAGGTACAGAGATTTTCCATATACCTCCTGCCCCCACACGTGCATGGCCTCCCTGGTTATCAACATCTTCCACTTATTgtacatttgttaaaattgatgaacctacactgactcATCATTATTCAAGTCCATAGTTTGCGTTAGAGTTCACTCTGGTATTCTATACTGAACATATGTATGATGACAGATagccaccattatagtatcatccagagtagtttcattgccctaaaaatcctgtATGTTCCCTTCCTCTACCCCTaaccctggaaaccactgatctttaCGTACTCCATAGATTTGCTATTTCCATAACTTCATGTAGTTTGAATTATTcagtagccttttcagactggcttgtttcacttactAATaggcatttaaggttcctccatgtctttatGGCAtgacagctcatttctttttggtctcgaatagtattccattgtctggatgtaccacagtttatccattcacctaatGAAGGACATTTTAGTTACTTCCAAGttttagcaattatgaataaagctgctaaaaaTATCCATGTGTAGATTTTTGTGTTGACAGTAGTTTTTTAGCTCTTTTGCAGATATACCAAGTAGCAAGATTTCTGGACCATATGGTAGAGAATTACCGTATGTCAGTGAATTACCATATGCCAGTAGTTTTGTAAAAAGCTGCCaagctgtcttccaaagtggctataccataccatttttcattccccacagcaatgaatgagaatttcTGTTGCTCCACAATCTCAACAACATTGGTATTGTCAGCATTTGGATTGTGGCCAAATTTAAGCTTCTCATTGTTTGAATTTTCACTTCCCTGATAATATGATTTGGCACATCTTTTTACACGCTTATTTGCCAGCTGTATATCCTCTTAGTGAGGTGTCTGTAGgatctttggcccattttttaattgggtgtttgttttcttattgttgagttttaaaagtttttttaaaaaaatattttgggtaaaagtatttttttcagatgtatcttctgaaaatattttcttttgtctgtggcttatattttaattctcttgacattttcttttcacagaatagatgtttttaattttaatgtagtccagtttatcaattttttttccttcatggaTCATGCCTTTGTTGTGATACCTAAAAGTCATCACAAAACCCCAAGTTACCTAGATTTTTCCTgtgttatcttctaggagttaTATAGTTTTGTGCTTTCTAGTTAGTTCTATGATCTGTTTTGAGTTCATAAGTCATTTGTGCACTTTTACTtcacagaaaatgttaaaaagttgttttctgTCTATAAACCCTACAACTCTGTACCTTTTGGGTAGCTTAGTGGATTTGCCACATTTGCAAATGCAGTTTATGTCTTTAGTTAAATTTGAGGTATTAATCTATTTATTAATACCTTTCACTGTTTCCAGGAGTAGCTACCCAGATCATAAGGAAAGGGAGGAGCCTGATGAGACCGAGGAGTTGCCCTCAGAAAAGACCTTGGATTATGATGATGAAACCATGGAGCTGATTCTACCATCTGGTATGTgcatttgtcaaaaataaatagcttagcctggctggtttggctaagtggatagaatgtcagcctgcggactgaaggatcccaggttcaattccagtcaagggcacatgcccgggttgcaggctgatcccccagtgtggggcatgcaggaggcagccaatccatgattctctcatcattgatgtttctatctctctctccctcttccttcctctctgaaatcaataaaaatatatatattaaaaaaataaaaataaaaaataaataaatagcttaaTGCCAGCGAGACTATTGGAGCTGCATGTTTTCACCCATTCTTTTCTGTATTGATGGGAAAAGAACATAAAACTTAAAATGCATATTTGTGTTCTCAGGTTTGTGGTACTCTCTAAAGGTTGCCAGTGAGCTCTGTGTTGGCTGTTTTGTTTAAATTGGATCGCTGTTTTTGCTCGCTTCTCTTCTGTCTGGTCAGAATGCTTTGTcaggcatttcttttcttttcaaatatgtaGACTTGTTCTATTGATCAACACTTTGGGCCCAATCTAAGTTTTTCTTGTTAATCTTGACCTTACTCTTACTTTTTGAACTGATTCCTGTTTCCTTATATTGCTCAGACTTCCAAATGGTAGTCTGACATGGGTGTATCTGATGGACAGCGACCAGTTTGTTTCTGTTGTAGGGAGAAGTTTAGAATTTGGATTCTGTCTTGTACTGTGGGGAACAATATTCTTAATGCCAGTAATGTAGTTGCTGCAGATCAAGTAGCTGTGACAAAGAGCAGCCAGTAGAGGGCACTGTGGGCATAATTCTGAAAACTGGTTTGTCTCCTCTGCTTGAGGTCTTTGCTCTTCAGTTTCTGTGGAGTAAGTTGCTATGAAAAACATATCTAGTGAACTGCTGACTAGCCAGATGAAACTGTTGGTGGGTCCACAAGAGGTAACTAGATAATCTTAAGAAAATTACTGTTGGAGATACTTTCCCCCCCCACAATCTAATGTCGCTGGTTGTTGGGCTACTTGTTAGGCAGGAGTGGACAGTATTGTAAGTGGTTATTGCTGTGGtgatggatagatggacagaTTGTGACTTCACATAACTCAGACATAACCCATCTGGTTATATTGAGCAGTCAGtatgttctaaaaataattttccttgatGAGGCCTTCAAATTGAGCTGTTCTCAGCATGTTATACTTGGTGCTTAAGGTCAGGTGCTCACTGTCATTGACACAGGGCAGGGTGGCTCTAAACATTgcatgtttttattcattctgcTAGCTGTTGGAAATGAAACCCTTTCAAGGATGTTTTTAAAAGGCAaacttcaataaaaatgtatttccaaatgttgattaagaatataaatataaaaaaagaatataaatatattgacTTATTATATCCTAATGACCAACATAATGATTTTGAGGAAGTCATCATTACAAACCTGGAGCATTCCGACCTAACATTACAAATAGAAAATCACAATGAGCAATGCTAGGTTTCCTGCTAGAGTCTCCATTTAAGTTGAGTTCATATCCATCAGCTGCACCTCACTTATTTTTTTGTGGTCTAGGAGCTTCGTTAACTCTTAAGCTGCCTGAACAGTCAGGTTCGGAAACATGTTTCTGTCCATATCGGTATTTAAAGACCGTATTGTCTTTGATTTAGATGTTTCCTTTTGTCATCTCTTGAGTCTGGAAGTAATTGTTTTTCCATTCCtgtgtagcaaaaaaaaaaaaataataattttctggtAGCTTCCCAGGTAGAGGGACTAAAATAATAGACCTGACAGAATTTTCATGTAAATTAAAGATCGAGGTCTTAAAAGCAAATATAAGTGTGTGCCATACTTATAGTATCCTTTATGTATAGTATCCTTACAGTATCTTTCTACACAGGATTATGAAAGAAATGGCTTTATATATGTAGGTGTCAAACTTTCCTGGAAGTTGTCCACATGGGTCTACCTAGCCATATATCTTTTACTTATCAGCAGGAGtatctattttttatcttttgtatatGCTGTTGTTAAATTTCTACACATTTATATCTGTCTGAAAGGTGTTTGCTTATTTCCTAATTAATATTCTTGTGAAAACACAACTTGTATTGagtaagttcccaggtgatgctgatgccaTTGGCACAGGATCACGTTTTGagagcctgtgccctgatggagtCAGGAGTTAGTCTTCACAGAGGCCTGCCCCCTTCCCTTTCACCTGCTGTGAAGCTAAAATATAGGGGTCAGCACACTTTTCTGTAATGAATCAGATAGTCTATAGAAATTCACTTCTGAAAGCATGATTTCATAATCTTACCAGATCCTTCTAAATAGGCAAAAGCTATAGAGAGAATTCAACttaatcatcttttaaaatcctAGTTCACCAGGTAATTTCCATCATTTAGAGAGCAATAGGGCGGAACCAGAACCATCTGCATCTACACCAGCACTCTGCGTGGCCCACCGCAGCATGGCCACCCTCAAGCGCTTTCCGAAGCTCCTGCAACTGGAGCAGCGGGGAGGGGCGCCATTCCAGGTGCTGAGTGACATCACGAAGCAGCCCTGCTGGTTCCACACTGAGTACCTCAAGAGTCTGAAGACACTTCACCTCAAGGCGTGGCTGGCGGAAGCGATCTTTGGCCCCGGTGAAGAGCACATTCCGCACGTTGTGTGTCACAGACCCTGCTTCGCATTATAATCAGTGGGACCCTGAAGGCAAGGCTGAGATCTTGATATTTGATCGGCCTTCTTACCAAAAGGATGTGTCCAAGATGATCATGAACTCGGCTCATTATCACCGCCAACTCCGGGTGCAAGGCTTGGGGAAGAACACTGCCCAGGAGGCCAAGCCTCGGAGCTTCTccgctgtaaaaaaaaaaaaaaaaaaaaaaaaaaggaaagcaatagGGCAGTGTTTCTGAACCcaggcactattgacattttgggccagataattctttgatGCAGAGGGTTatcctgtgcattgcaggatgtttaACTATATCCCTGACTTCTGTCCACTAGATGCCTTATCCACTCTCTAGCTGTAACAACCAAAAATATGTCCAATCATTGCCAAGTGTCCTGAGGTAAAGTCGCCTCtttctgagaaccactgctgtagagaaTTTAAGCAAAGGAAAGGTGGATTGATTTCTGTTCTAGCCCAACTGTGGCTTGTAGGCCTAAACATCAAGACTGTTCTCTGTGCTCAATCTTCTATataaagaataaagttaaaatCCCCTAGctcctagggctgtggtcggcaaactgcggctcacaagccacatgtggctctttggccccttgagtgtggctcttccacaaaataccatggcctgggcgagtctattttgaagaagtggcgttagaagaagtttaagtttaaaaaatttggctctcagaagaaatttcaattgttgtactgttgatatttggctctgttgactaatgagtttgccgaccactgtgaccTAGGGTCCTATTATCTGTATTAGTAGGTATTGCTATGTGAATTTCTAGGTAGGAATATTGTACATAAATACAAGATACTGAACGCTTCAGTTAAAAATTAccattctctaaaaaaatctcactgcttttttgttttctttcatttttcaatatGCTGCTTCATATTTTTTCAACAACTAGAGCACTGTCTCCTCCGGCACGCCCATTTTCCACCTTGATACCCTGTAGAATCTGATTTGGAAAGCCCTTGCTTTATAGCTGTGTCTTTAAAACTATCCACCTCAGTGTTTAAATATTGCTCCTCTGAAAAACAGGTGCCAGAGTGGGCCATCGCTCCTTGATGAGATACTACAAACAGCGATTTGGCTTGTCAAGAGCTGTGACAGTTGCCAAGAACCAGAAGGCCGTGGGCCGGGTCCTCCAGCAATACAGAGCCCTGGGATGGACTGGCAGCACAGGTATGTCGGTGTGGACAGCCACAGACCAGCCCACGCACTCGTTTTccagcagggctggggagaggtcgcTTCCATTTATGTCGTCTTTGCGGATCCTCTCGAGGGGAAACTTAGCCTCTTGGCTCTTTGGCTCCCTTTACCACCTGGTTTGTTTATGTAATAAACCCCAAGTTCTGtgacttcaaaacttcatattcCTGTAACTTTCTAAAACTGCATCAACACCATTAACTTTCAGAAGATAATAATTaccaaaa is a genomic window of Eptesicus fuscus isolate TK198812 chromosome 4, DD_ASM_mEF_20220401, whole genome shotgun sequence containing:
- the ZNF622 gene encoding cytoplasmic 60S subunit biogenesis factor ZNF622 — its product is MATYTCITCRVAFDDPELQRAHYKTDWHRYNLKRKVADMAPVTAEGFQERVRAQRAVAEQESKGTATYCTVCSKKFACLNAYENHLKSRRHVELERKAVNRRVEMMNEKNLEKGLGGDSVDKDAMNAAIQQVIKAQPSPKKAPPAPRKESGGPGAVAEGGREADDRDPAEKPPRLQWFERQAKKLAKQQGEEESEEGDLDGDDWEDIDSDEEMECEDADSMDELEEQDAEEEEAGGGAPLGAISIKDCLFCSHHSSSLMKNVAHMTKIHSFFIPDIEYLSDLKGLIQYLGEKVGVGKICLWCNEKGKSFYSTEAVQAHMNDKSHCKLFTDGDAALEFADFYDFRSSYPDHKEREEPDETEELPSEKTLDYDDETMELILPSGARVGHRSLMRYYKQRFGLSRAVTVAKNQKAVGRVLQQYRALGWTGSTGAALMNKRDMQYVQRMKSKWLLKTGMKNNATKQMHFRAQVMF